In one window of Plasmodium berghei ANKA genome assembly, chromosome: 14 DNA:
- a CDS encoding U3 small nucleolar RNA-associated protein 11, putative — MSSLKNIIPKRSYRERGQSKNRLHLGELEKKVDYSKRRAIYKKKQKIENVLKEKIMNKNPDEFNTGMVHSRINEKENVLVKEKIAIPENVKLKNIRNKLKTEENYSYSFLKKINKKINNYQMNIPLRYVFNNTHEFYNDNDEKYDLKTENNKLKKKGQEFEKKFKSLLNAKKNVLEKIRKIENSFVNTYKDIDGYKIYHKKGGVPYRFVAPRLR; from the coding sequence ATGTCGAGTTTAAAGAATATTATTCCTAAAAGGAGCTACCGAGAAAGAGGTCAATCAAAGAATAGACTACACTTAGGTGAgttggaaaaaaaagtagATTATTCAAAAAGAAGAGcgatttataaaaaaaaacaaaaaatcgaaaatgtgttaaaagaaaaaataatgaataaaaatccCGATGAATTTAATACGGGAATGGTTCATTCAAgaattaatgaaaaagaaaatgttTTAGTCAAAGAAAAGATAGCCATACcagaaaatgtaaaattaaaaaacataagaaataaattaaaaacagaagaaaattatagttattcttttttaaaaaaaataaataaaaaaataaataattatcaaATGAATATTCCATTAAGATATGTATTTAACAATACTcatgaattttataatgacaatgatgaaaaatatgatttaaaaacggaaaataataaattaaaaaaaaaaggacaagaatttgaaaaaaaatttaaatccTTATTAAACGCAAAGAAAAATGTACTTGAAAAAATCAGGAAAATTGAAAACTCATTTGTAAATACATACAAAGATATCGATggttataaaatatatcataagAAGGGTGGAGTTCCCTATCGATTTGTTGCCCCACGGTTACGTTAG
- a CDS encoding tRNA-splicing endonuclease, putative, with amino-acid sequence MKVIYEFKNENYELFFSEQNIDKNIIEMIDQNCNKCKHYELEFSKEINVDLLNFQQYNLLNTKKKKKNKNKEENDAEKESEINGSIANKLSDKNNYKEFLLKCKQYFEENGYIVKNGDLYGGEYLLYLTDKKYTHSMYIVYFIKENDILRDLIKILRISHSIKKNVILILERKTDSFNLHNNIVYVKLYSYK; translated from the coding sequence atgaaggTTATATacgaatttaaaaatgaaaattatgaattattttttagcgaacaaaatattgacaaaaatattattgagATGATTGATCAAAACTGTAATAAATGTAAGCATTACGAGCTGGAGTTTAGCAAAGAAATAAACGTAGATTTGTTGAATTTCCAACAATATAATCTTTtgaatacaaaaaaaaaaaaaaaaaataaaaataaagaggAAAATGATGCAGAAAAGGAAAGCGAAATAAATGGTAGCATTGCAAACAAACTTTCcgataaaaataactataaagaatttcttttaaaatgtaAACAGTATTTTGAGGAAAATGGGTATATAGTTAAGAATGGGGATTTATATGGAGgtgaatatttattatatttaacagataaaaaatatacacattCAATGTACATTgtttatttcataaaagaaaatgatattttaaGGGATTtgattaaaatattaagaaTTTCACatagtataaaaaaaaacgttATCCTAATTTTGGAAAGAAAGACTGATAGTTTTAACCTTCATAACAATATTGTTTATGTAAAactttattcatataaataa
- a CDS encoding methyltransferase, putative, giving the protein MRPFFDSDIVVNFTLSEEVIQREKKIIENNKRAIHEFQKEKLLQEGKKNWDKFYNHYKTNFFKDRKWIKVEFDHIFKDGDLLNDSKNYEKEQKEKRKIILEMGCGVGNTLIPLLLEYCNCDFIGIDFSKNAINLLNEKWKKIVHINETLKNDQMNSHKDAVISSDCLSKEKMNEQNLNDLLSLSDISNTENHKIENINDAVRNNISTENGYIMEYEDQGEGENYSCIYDLKEYKKLGNLIKTLVVDITSDSEVSTDLNELGFVDVVLLIYVLSSVSPEKMINVILNSYKYLKSGGYVLLRDYGLYDLTQVRFANKKEKKISDNFYVRGDKTFVYFFTTEELRNLFCQNDMFEEIQNKYITRIVKNRKRNLEMKRIWVQSIFRKK; this is encoded by the coding sequence ATGAGGCCTTTCTTCGATTCTGATATTGTCGTAAACTTTACTCTATCTGAAGAAGTAATacaaagagaaaaaaaaattatagaaaataataaaagagcTATACACGAATTTcagaaagaaaaattattacaagaaggaaaaaaaaattgggataaattttataatcattataaaacaaatttttttaaagataGAAAATGGATTAAAGTTGAGTTtgatcatatttttaaagatggagatttattaaatgacTCTAAGAATTATGAAAAGGAgcaaaaagaaaaaaggaaaataattttagaaATGGGATGTGGTGTAGGAAATACATTAATTCCACTTTTACTAGAGTATTGTAATTGTGATTTTATTGGAATAGACTTTTCTAAAAATGCGATAAATTTATTGAAtgaaaaatggaaaaaaattgttcaTATAAATGAGACGTTAAAAAATGACCAAATGAATAGCCATAAAGATGCAGTGATAAGTAGTGATTGTTTATCtaaggaaaaaatgaatgaaCAGAATTTAAATGACTTATTATCTCTTAGCGACATTTCAAATACCGAAAACCATAAAAtcgaaaatattaatgatgCTGTTAggaataatatttctaCTGAAAATGGTTACATTATGGAATATGAAGATCAAGGAGAAGGGGAAAATTATTCATGTATCTACGATTTAAAAgagtataaaaaattagggaacttaataaaaacattagTAGTGGATATAACATCAGATAGCGAAGTATCGACTGATTTAAATGAATTGGGGTTTGTTGATGTTGTTTtacttatatatgttttatcaTCTGTTTCACcagaaaaaatgataaatgtaattttaaattcatataaatatttaaaaagtggtggttatgttttattaagGGATTATGGATTGTATGATTTAACACAAGTCCGATTTGCTAataagaaagaaaaaaaaatttctgataatttttatgttcGCGGGGATAAAacatttgtttattttttcacaaCAGAAGAACTTCGTAACTTGTTTTGTCAAAATGATATGTTTGAAgaaattcaaaataaatatattactagaattgttaaaaatcgaaaaagAAATTTAGAAATGAAAAGAATATGGGTGCAATcaatttttagaaaaaaataa
- a CDS encoding pre-mRNA-splicing factor RBM22, putative, which produces MDRYGHNIRGDVKKQGYENSDLPILCETCLGENPYVRIIREENGKECKICKNAFTLFRWKPGHNARYKQTIICNKCAKVKNVCQTCLFDLEYNLPVQVRDKFLETSITLPENETNRNFFLEQLENNISTGTYDKINHGNMDLSKLKRRDPYFKRNMARVCSFWRKNACNRGDECPYLHKEIHLNKSLASQNIKSRYTGENDVLAETILNRYKNDNIDEKNMANKICIQGISNSTRVENIKECFKKFGEIKSFKMIPKDSKIFISYATLTAAKNAAEKYKDGLELNGSNLTVTIQDNPNNNVWPSPAFGKYNTYLSQFNNNNNNKFTKNNNNFRFHNPPPSHSQGNTMNNMMPPIYFPYNNYNLNSMPPNAIPYASMLPSEAEQRK; this is translated from the coding sequence ATGGATAGATATGGACACAATATAAGAGGGGatgtaaaaaaacaagGTTATGAAAATTCTGATTTACCAATATTGTGTGAAACTTGTTTAGGAGAAAATCCATATGTTAGAATAATAAGGGAAGAAAATGGAAAAGAATgtaaaatttgtaaaaatgcATTTACTTTATTTCGATGGAAACCAGGTCATAATGCAAGATATAAACaaacaataatatgtaATAAGTGTgcaaaagtaaaaaatgtatgtCAAACCTGTTTATTTGATTTAGAATATAATTTACCTGTACAAGTCAGGGATAAATTCCTTGAAACAAGTATTACCTTGCCagaaaatgaaacaaatcggaatttttttttagaacaGCTAGAAAACAATATATCTACAGGTACGTACGATAAAATTAATCATGGAAATATGgatttatcaaaattaaaaagaagggatccatattttaaaagaaatatggCAAGAGTATGCAGTTTTTGGAGAAAAAATGCATGTAATCGAGGAGACGAATGCCCATATTTACATAAGGAAATTCATTTGAATAAATCGCTAGCTAgccaaaatataaaaagtagGTATACAGGTGAAAATGATGTATTAGCAGAAACTATATTAAacagatataaaaatgataatattgatgaaaaaaatatggctaataaaatatgtatacaaGGTATTAGTAATTCAACACGggttgaaaatattaaagaatgttttaaaaaatttggggaaataaaatcatttaaaatGATACCAAAAGAttcaaaaatttttatttcatatgCTACTTTAACAGCTGCAAAAAATGCAgctgaaaaatataaagatgGCCTCGAATTAAATGGATCTAATTTAACAGTAACGATACAAGACAAtcctaataataatgtttgGCCATCTCCAGCCTTTGggaaatataatacatacCTTTCCCAGtttaataacaataataataacaaatttacaaaaaataataataattttaggTTTCATAATCCTCCTCCCTCACATTCTCAAGGGAACACaatgaataatatgatGCCccctatatattttccttataataattataatttgaattCAATGCCTCCAAATGCAATTCCATATGCCTCTATGCTTCCTTCTGAGGCAGAGCAAAGAAAGTAA
- a CDS encoding bax inhibitor 1, putative, which translates to MYNSNGNNNTGNVAGTTYGAVYNQGSYDYNSEKEQGNKNYYNSKTQATPPNGGLYDEHSLNEYTSTKIRHGFIKKVYSILSLQLLITFGFSTLAVLYKPFNSFLIDNYVLFLVLGIAFSVPIMFSLICFPNVARKYPQNYFLLLAITIGITMLVVLTSAVINSEVFFYSLGTTSVVVIGLTIFAFQTKWDFTGWYVYVFISFLILLFLGIIGIFIRNRIFNLVFAGINAFILSVSIIVDTQLIIGGKHKKFEFTVDDYIFATLSLYMDIVDLFLSIASIFSNAK; encoded by the coding sequence atgtataattcAAACGGAAATAACAATACTGGCAATGTTGCGGGCACAACTTATGGAGCTGTATATAATCAAGGGTCCTATGATTATAACAGTGAGAAAGAacaaggaaataaaaactatTATAATTCTAAAACTCAAGCTACACCACCTAATGGCGGATTATATGATGAACATTCTCTTAACGAATATACATCAACAAAAATAAGACATggatttattaaaaaagtttattcaatattatcattgCAGCTTCTTATAACTTTTGGATTTTCAACATTAGCTGTTTTATATAAGCCATTCAATTCCTTTTTAATAGACaattatgtattatttcTCGTATTAGGAATAGCATTCAGTGTACCTATAATGTTTTCGTTAATTTGTTTCCCCAATGTAGCACGAAAATATCCAcaaaactattttttattattagcAATAACGATAGGAATAACAATGCTTGTTGTATTGACTAGTGCTGTCATAAATTCAgaagtatttttttactcGTTGGGAACGACGTCAGTTGTAGTTATAGGGCTTACTATATTTGCATTTCAAACAAAATGGGATTTTACAGGATGGTAtgtatatgtttttatatcattcttaatactattatttttgggAATTATtggtatttttattagaaACAGAATATTCAATTTAGTCTTTGCTGGTATTAatgcatttatattatccgTATCGATTATTGTCGACACACAACTTATTATTGGAggaaaacataaaaaattcgaATTTACAGTTGatgattatatttttgctACCTTATCTTTATATATGGACATTGttgatttatttctttctatagcatcaattttttcaaacGCAAAATAA